GCCGAGCCCCGGGAGCGAGCGGCACAGCCCATCCCCACGGCAGCCTGGCCAGGCAGAGCGAGGTGCTCAGGGTGCTAGCAATaccaaaatccatcctgctCTGGGCCTGGTGTCCCGCTGCCATCCTGGCCAGGGCCGAGGTGGGACAGGGGCTCTGGCAGAGCTTTTTGGCATCAATAAACCAGAAGTGACACCTGCCGTGTGCTGGTGGCCCCGGGGATGCGGGGCAGGAGGCGATGCCACGTCTGGATCCGGTGGCACCAACTTCCCCCATTCCAAGAACATGCGGTAACCACGGGGGAAGATAAAATAAGTggaattttggctttttttgttttattatttatagtCTTATAGTAAAGGGAAGCCTTAACTTGCAAGACATCTCTGGGCAGTATGTACAACATACCTTAGATCCATGGAATGGCATcaaaatggggggaaaaggggcaCCTACGGGGCAGGGACGGGCCACTGGAGTTCGGAAAAATGCCACGGAGGTTGGGAAGGGtcaagggagggaaggaggagaaggagtaGGGAAGGAGCCTCcaagcctggctctgtgctccgCCGACTCAGGCAGGTGGAGTTGCACACGGAGAAAATAAATAGGGAGATCCCCCCCCAGTGCTTGCTCCTTTCTTGGGGGGGGGCTGCCCGGCTCCTCCCCGTTCTGGACTGCACTGGTCCCCGGGTATAAATAGAAATGCTCCTATAAAaccaggagggaaggggaggggggtCGCTAGCAGAGGGGAGTTGGCAGGGGAGTCTCCCTGACCCCCCCAAGTCTTTCTGCTCGGCCTGGCCGGCTCCCCCCGGGGCCGGCGTGGTGGGAGCAGGAAAGGGGCCGGGGAGGGCTGGGAAGCTGCAGTCCGAGAGCTTCTAGGAGCGGAGGGAGCGAGTCCTGCCGCGTGCCAGGGGGCGGCGGGAGGGCCTAACTGGCCTCCATGCGCAGCTTCTTCCTGTTCTGCGGCTCGTCGGGCTCCGAGTCGGAGCTGGAGTCGGAGCCACCGTCGAAGGCGGAGATGGCGCTGCCCTTGGGGTTGGTGTAGAGGCTGTTGTCCGCGGGATAGCTGGCCTGGAGCTGGGCGCTGGCTCGGGCCTTCTCCAGCGCGCGCACTGCGAGGGACCGCACCGTGTCACCCCcgggcccagccctgcctgcagcccagctcctgacaggccccagctcccaccagctCCTGGATCCCAAACTTTTCTGGACCCTAGATGCTGACAGACCCCACTCCCATTGAATTCTGGACCCTGCTAGACCTCAGCTCTCACCAGATCCCAACTCCCACTGGATTTCAGCTCCCACCAGATTCTGGACTCTGATGGATCATAACTCCTGCCAGACCCCAGCTTCCACTGGATCCtggatcccaaaccctgccagacCCCAACTCCTAGATCTCAGACCCTGCTAGAACCCATCTCCAACCAGATCTCAGCTACCACCTTGCTGCTCGAGCAGTGCATTCTGCCGCTTGAGGTCATCGATGTCCTGCTGGTGCGTGTGGTTTTTCCGGCGCATGTACTGGATGTACTCTGTGGCTTTGTCCAGGATTTGGGCCCGGGATGCCTGTTGCAATAGTGGGAAAAGCCAGAGGCAAGATAAAGACCTAGTTCAAGAGGTAAAACTGCAGTTTTACCTGCCTCATCCCACCCTGGCTCTGGCCTCACTGGGGACTCCTGTGGCACAAGAGAGCCTTGGAAATGTCCCAGATTGAGAAGCCAGGACCACGGGTGGGTGTtgcctgtgctcccagcacGCTCCACAAACTCACCTTCTCTCCTTGGAGCGAAGGCACGGAATCCCGCAGGCTGTGGAAGCTATCCTTGATGTGGTCCCTGCGCTTGCGCTCCAACGCATTGTGATGAGCCCGTTTGTCGGCCTGGGAGcgggggacaggggtggcaccgTGGAGGCCACTGCCTGCACCCCTAAAATTCCCTCTGGGAGCCGCTGTGGGAGCTTGGCTGAGCCCTCAGGACGGCTCCGTGGCCGTGACGCCTCCGGCTGGGCCGCGAGGGCGTGGGAAGGAGGCGGCTCCCGGTGCTTTCGGTTTCCCCAGCTTCCTGCTgccggggcagctccgggcGGCCGGCGGGGGGGCACAGCACTTTCCCCCTGGAACACGGTCATCTCCTCCCATGCCCCCCAACCAACCAGGCACAATCTGCCCCCTGTGCCCTCTCTCAAACCCTTGTGTTGTTCCCCCTGTTgcccccaaacacagccccaccccCCACACGACTCGGCCCCACAAATAATGCCCCCCCAACACCCCCATTTTACCCCAGAAAAGCCTCCCattccccctcccccaaacaGCCCCGGATCCTCTTCCACACGACCCCAAGCCCCACGCCCCACTGGTGTCCCCCCTATAagacccccagccccacaggacacccccaaacccagctgcaCCCTCGAAAGTCATGACTCCATGGGTCCCCTTCCGCGTCACAGCCCCCAACCCAAATAAGACCTCCAAGCCCACAAGTGTCCCCTCCCCAAGCCCAAACCTCCTCCCCAGAAGACCCCCAGCCTTACTAGTGTCCCCCCCTTCCAAGAATCCCATCCCCACAGGACACCCCCAAGCCCAGACttctcccccaggacccccatcCCCACAGATCCTCCTTCATGTCACAGCAGCCCCAGAAGACCCCAGCCCCAAAGGTGTGTTCCCCTcaaaaagaccccaaaccccagtggTGCCCTCTCAACACCCCCAACCCCACCGATGTCCCCCCAACACCCCGATCCGCACAGGACACGCCTATTACCCCCCATCCCCCTCCAAgacccccattcccccattccccttccatgtcaccccctccccaaatcccgcCCCCCTCACACCCCCACCCACGTGCTCCCGATCCCGGGGGCGCTGCGGGGCGGCCCCCAGCGACCTACCGCGGACTGAAACCTCGGCTGCTCCTCCTGAGGAGCCCCGACCCGGgcgaggaggaagaggaagaagatggtggggggggcgccgccataTGAAGGAAGAACACACACAAACCAAACATTACCCCACTCCCAGCGCTCCTAAGGTGGCGAAGAGCCACGGGGGGTTATCCCAAGGATTGTCCCGGGGTTGGGGGCCCAACTCACGTCGCTCTCCACCTCGATGTCATCGTTGTCGCTCATCGCTCCCGCCCGGGTGAAGCCGCGGGCCGCGCCGCCACAACAACAGCCCGCACCGCGCATGCGCGGAAGTCGGGGAGGGCAATCATGGCGCCGGGCGACGCGAACGGTAGCGGGAGTTGTGGTTTGAGTGGGGAGATGGAGGCAGCTTCCACGTGGCTGGGACTACAACTCCCGGCGTACACCGCGCGGGGCAGCGCGAGGCACGCCGGGAGCTGTAGTCTCCGCTTCGGGAAGGGGGCGCTGAGGGTGCGTGGCCGAAGGATGGAGGAGGTGAGGGCCAAGGAGGTGGAGGGAGTGGGTTTATTGAAGGAAAATGCGGATGGGAGGGGTTGGGAAGTCTGCGGAGCTGGCCTagggagctgcaggctgagctaGCAGGGCTCCGGGACAAcctgggggggctgcagggtcTGTGTGGGGCTGGTCTGAAGGGCTGTGGGCCAGTTTGGGAGGGTGTCCATCTGCCTGGGGGCCCCTGGGTAGCCCTGCGGGGTCTGGATGGGGCTAGTATGGGAAGGCTGGGGGTCTGCAGGACATTATAGGGGGCTGCAGGCCTTGCTAGAATGTCTGTGCATCTGCTTAGGGGTCTGGGCCTCACCTGAGGGGGCTTTGgccaaattttgggggggtgcCGGGGGGATGTGAGCCTTGTCTGAGGGGCTGTGGATTTATATGTGGGGGGCCTGGGGCTGGCCTGGGGGTCTGCACGTTTGACCTGAGCAACTGCATCATAATTTGGGGGGCTATGGGCCTCCTTAGGGGCTGTACCACAATTTTGGGGATCTCTGTATCACAATTTGGGGGATGTAGGTCAATTTGGAGGCTGCAGacctgggggggctctgggctgcctgAGGGCTTTAGGCTTAGCTTGGGGGGCTGCAAGCCTGACCTGAGGGGATTTGCAGAATTTTGGGCCCACCCAGGGGGAGCTGTGGAATCCCCCTCAGGTGCAAAAAGCAGGATGGGGCCCAGGCCGGACTGTCCCtatcccagctgctccccatcctCTTTTGGCAGCTCATCCTCGCTGGTGGCCTCAGTTGGGTGCCTGTCATTATCCTCTTTGTCCCCGTCACCATCACCATCGGAGCCAGTCTCATCCGAGTTGTCCTCCAGGTAGCGGTATCCCCGTGTTTTATGGCGCGGGCGCGGGATGCGGGGCAGCCGGACTTCCATGTTCAGCCCCACCTTCCGCTCCATCCACAGGTatgtccccactgccaccaccagcGTCAGCAGCATGATGGACAGCTTGGCCTGCGgcacagggaattttgggattggcgtggggctgtgtccccaaaaaGCCTGGAATGTCTTAGAGTGGGCTGGGGCATATCTGGGATTTACCTTCATGGGCAGCCCTGACCACAGGTAGACGGTGAAGATGGCCAGCGCCTGCCACCAGTGGTAGATGGTGAAGATGAAGTCTTGGCGCTCCTTTTTCTTGTACAACATCCCCAGGAGGACTGCGGCAGAGACTGGAATCAGTGTCCCCTTCCCATGCCACGTTCCCTTGGTGTGGGGGACAATCACAGTGGGTCTGTCCCATGGATCCAAGGAGTGAGACTACAAACTCACGGTGTCGGGGGACATAAGGAGAGGATGTGTGGAAAAACTTGGGACAACCCAGGCTATTTTGGGGACCACCAAGGCATTTTGGGGACAACTGAGGACCTGTTGTTTCAGGACCTATCCTGCTACTCACTGCTGATTCCAGTCTTGTTGAGGGCACTGCCTGTGCCCCAGAACACGGCAATGCTGTAGAGCAGCGGCGCCTGTGCCAGGTACCGGGGCTCCGGTGCCCAGCAGAAGAGTATCACCAGGAGTACAGCGTGGATGATGGCTCCAGCCAGGAGTGGGATGTGCCGGCTCAGGTGCAGCatgcacagggccaggctggagcacgCCGAGGCAGAGAAGCCGTAGGCCATGAGGAGATACGCCAacctctccagccccagggcGCACACGCCGTAgttctgcagtgagcagggactTAGCatcacctgtcccagctctgtcacctCCCACCCCA
This region of Catharus ustulatus isolate bCatUst1 chromosome 6, bCatUst1.pri.v2, whole genome shotgun sequence genomic DNA includes:
- the MAX gene encoding protein max isoform X2, producing MRGAGCCCGGAARGFTRAGAMSDNDDIEVESDEEQPRFQSAADKRAHHNALERKRRDHIKDSFHSLRDSVPSLQGEKASRAQILDKATEYIQYMRRKNHTHQQDIDDLKRQNALLEQQVRALEKARASAQLQASYPADNSLYTNPKGSAISAFDGGSDSSSDSEPDEPQNRKKLRMEAS
- the MAX gene encoding protein max isoform X1; translated protein: MRGAGCCCGGAARGFTRAGAMSDNDDIEVESDEEQPRFQSAADKRAHHNALERKRRDHIKDSFHSLRDSVPSLQGEKQQASRAQILDKATEYIQYMRRKNHTHQQDIDDLKRQNALLEQQVRALEKARASAQLQASYPADNSLYTNPKGSAISAFDGGSDSSSDSEPDEPQNRKKLRMEAS
- the UNC93B1 gene encoding protein unc-93 homolog B1 isoform X2, translated to MACTPLAGTLSHGTLPGFNKTVLQSLPRSVSLIIVESALMAAAFLAMLVVLVLCGAAYRPMEEIDMRSIGWGNIFQLPFKHMRDYRLRHLFPLFIYSGFEVLFVCTGFSLVGSVMGWEVTELGQVMLSPCSLQNYGVCALGLERLAYLLMAYGFSASACSSLALCMLHLSRHIPLLAGAIIHAVLLVILFCWAPEPRYLAQAPLLYSIAVFWGTGSALNKTGISILLGMLYKKKERQDFIFTIYHWWQALAIFTVYLWSGLPMKVNPRYAPAHSKTFQAFWGHSPTPIPKFPVPQAKLSIMLLTLVVAVGTYLWMERKVGLNMEVRLPRIPRPRHKTRGYRYLEDNSDETGSDGDGDGDKEDNDRHPTEATSEDELPKEDGEQLG
- the UNC93B1 gene encoding protein unc-93 homolog B1 isoform X1 — translated: MAQKYYEYVNYKEEQEKERQRRPRDACNTYIIVFQTVFYSCFHLSFVCAQMPMVFFLNNYLYQLNHTLFAVKHCGEAAGGAQGGTGSPPVGINHGMYPTGRDPEPRHAAWLQQDGAAEPSPQRQPHHRGERADGRRLPRHAGGERRGGRGQGRAGRWQELTAGAPQVLVLCGAAYRPMEEIDMRSIGWGNIFQLPFKHMRDYRLRHLFPLFIYSGFEVLFVCTGFSLVGSVMGWEVTELGQVMLSPCSLQNYGVCALGLERLAYLLMAYGFSASACSSLALCMLHLSRHIPLLAGAIIHAVLLVILFCWAPEPRYLAQAPLLYSIAVFWGTGSALNKTGISILLGMLYKKKERQDFIFTIYHWWQALAIFTVYLWSGLPMKVNPRYAPAHSKTFQAFWGHSPTPIPKFPVPQAKLSIMLLTLVVAVGTYLWMERKVGLNMEVRLPRIPRPRHKTRGYRYLEDNSDETGSDGDGDGDKEDNDRHPTEATSEDELPKEDGEQLG